One genomic window of Notamacropus eugenii isolate mMacEug1 chromosome 6, mMacEug1.pri_v2, whole genome shotgun sequence includes the following:
- the SLC23A3 gene encoding solute carrier family 23 member 3 isoform X1, giving the protein MNKPIHQPLTPQLALQSPSPQFWDSFCASPSWSLSWLLAVQHILVQVSLLCVSHLLLLHSLPPGGLSYPPGQLLASSLFSCGLSTAMQTWIGSRLPLVQAPSFEFLIPALVMASQKPYQATWASGNNFRALSSCVGTDCPTPGSWDESLREVSGAVLMSGLLQGTLGLLGGPGQLFLHFGPLVLAPSLVVAGLSAHKEVALFCSANWGLALLPILLIVVCSQYLGSCLLPLCPLRTSVPPTHTHVPVFRLFSVLLPVIGVWILSALLGLSFTPQKLAAPNIAPWLWLPHPGTWGWPKMTLQGLAAGTTMALASSTSSLCCYALCGRLLQLSPPPSSACNRGLVFEGLGSLLAGLLGSPLGIASSFPNVGTTSLTQAGSHRVARLVSLLCIGLGLSPRLAQALTTIPLSVHGAVLGVNQAVILSTGFSYFYLADIDSGRNVFIVGFAVFMALLLPRWLQDAFVLNTGLSPVDVLLCSFLAEPLLLAGLLSFLLENTIPGTRLERGLPSWKKAQTSSKPRKDALEYELPTPLQNLASFLPRPLRCLCFPPEDTGDEEEPGPSEPRETTDLLPSSENSPQPYPG; this is encoded by the exons ATGAACAAACCAATTCACCAGCCTCTGACTCCACAGCTGGCTCTCCAAAGCCCCTCACCTCAGTTCTGGGATTCCTTCTGTGCAAGCCCTTCCTGGAGTCTCAGCTGGCTCTTGGCTGTACAG CACATTCTGGTCCAGGTCTCTTTGCTCTGTGTCTCCCACCTGCTCCTGCTTCATAGTCTGCCACCAGGAGGACTTTCCTATCCCCCTGGCCAGCTCCTGGCTTCCAGTCTCTTCTCTTGTGGTTTGTCTACTGCCATGCAAACCTGGATAGGCAGCAG GCTGCCTCTGGTCCAGGCCCCATCCTTTGAGTTTCTCATTCCTGCTCTGGTGATGGCCAGCCAGAAACCATACCAAGCTACCTGGGCATCTGGAAACA ATTTCCGTGCACTGAGTTCATGTGTGGGAACAGACTGTCCTACCCCGGGAAGCTGGGATGAGTCTCTCAGAGAG GTGTCAGGGGCCGTGCTGATGTCTGGGCTGCTTCAGGGAACACTAGGGTTGCTGGGCGGGCCTGGTCAATTATTCCTTCATTTTGGGCCCCTTGTCCTTGCTCCCAGCCTGGTCGTGGCAGGGCTTTCTGCTCACAAGGAAGTTGCACTGTTCTGTTCTGCAAACTGGGGCCTTGCATTGCT GCCTATCCTACTTATAGTTGTGTGTTCTCAGTATCTGGGATCCTGCCTGCTGCCCTTGTGCCCACTGCGAACTTCTGTCCCTCCAACTCACACCCATGTCCCTGTCTTCCGCCTCTTCTCG GTGCTGCTCCCTGTGATCGGTGTTTGGATCCTCTCTGCTTTATTGGGCCTTAGTTTCACCCCACAGAAGCTAGCTGCCCCTAACATCGCCCCATGGCTGTGGCTGCCTCACCCAG GTACATGGGGTTGGCCCAAAATGACCCTTCAGGGCCTGGCTGCAGGCACTACCATGGCACTGGCATCTTCTACCAGCTCCTTGTGCTGTTACGCATTGTGTGGCCGGCTGCTGCAGCTGAGtcctcccccctcctctgccTGCAATCGAGGCCTGGTCTTTGAGGGCCTGGGCAGCCTGCTGGCTGGACTCTTGGGGAGTCCTTTGGGTATTGCCTCTAGCTTCCCCAATGTGGGCACCACCAGCCTCACCCAG GCTGGTTCTCATAGAGTGGCAAGGCTAGTCAGCCTACTGTGTATAGGGTTGGGTCTCTCTCCACGGCTGGCACAGGCTCTCACCACCATCCCGCTGTCAGTTCATG GTGCTGTGCTGGGGGTGAACCAGGCAGTCATCTTGTCTACTGGCTTTTCCTACTTCTACTTAGCGGACATTGACTCAGGCCGTAACGTCTTCATTGTTGGTTTTGCTGTCTTCATGGCATTGCTGCTCCCCCGATGGCTTCAGGATGCTTTTGTTCTCAACACAG GTTTAAGTCCCGTGGATGTGCTGCTTTGTTCCTTTTTGGCGGAGCCTCTGCTTCTGGCTGGCCTCCTGAGTTTCCTCCTGGAGAATACCATCCCAG GAACTCGGTTAGAGCGAGGCCTGCCCTCTTGGAAAAAGGCTCAGACATCTTCGAAGCCCAGAAAGGATGCTTTGGAATATGAGCTGCCCACTCCCTTGCAGAATCTAGCCTCCTTTCTCCCCCGGCCCCTACGATGCCTCTGCTTCCCACCGGAGGACACTGGAGATGAGGAGGAGCCAGGGCCCTCGGAGCCAAGAGAAACTACCGACCTGCTGCCCAGTTCTGAGAATTCCCCCCAGCCCTACCCTGGTTAG
- the SLC23A3 gene encoding solute carrier family 23 member 3 isoform X3 — MNKPIHQPLTPQLALQSPSPQFWDSFCASPSWSLSWLLAVQHILVQVSLLCVSHLLLLHSLPPGGLSYPPGQLLASSLFSCGLSTAMQTWIGSRLPLVQAPSFEFLIPALVMASQKPYQATWASGNNFRALSSCVGTDCPTPGSWDESLREVLLPVIGVWILSALLGLSFTPQKLAAPNIAPWLWLPHPGTWGWPKMTLQGLAAGTTMALASSTSSLCCYALCGRLLQLSPPPSSACNRGLVFEGLGSLLAGLLGSPLGIASSFPNVGTTSLTQAGSHRVARLVSLLCIGLGLSPRLAQALTTIPLSVHGAVLGVNQAVILSTGFSYFYLADIDSGRNVFIVGFAVFMALLLPRWLQDAFVLNTGLSPVDVLLCSFLAEPLLLAGLLSFLLENTIPGTRLERGLPSWKKAQTSSKPRKDALEYELPTPLQNLASFLPRPLRCLCFPPEDTGDEEEPGPSEPRETTDLLPSSENSPQPYPG; from the exons ATGAACAAACCAATTCACCAGCCTCTGACTCCACAGCTGGCTCTCCAAAGCCCCTCACCTCAGTTCTGGGATTCCTTCTGTGCAAGCCCTTCCTGGAGTCTCAGCTGGCTCTTGGCTGTACAG CACATTCTGGTCCAGGTCTCTTTGCTCTGTGTCTCCCACCTGCTCCTGCTTCATAGTCTGCCACCAGGAGGACTTTCCTATCCCCCTGGCCAGCTCCTGGCTTCCAGTCTCTTCTCTTGTGGTTTGTCTACTGCCATGCAAACCTGGATAGGCAGCAG GCTGCCTCTGGTCCAGGCCCCATCCTTTGAGTTTCTCATTCCTGCTCTGGTGATGGCCAGCCAGAAACCATACCAAGCTACCTGGGCATCTGGAAACA ATTTCCGTGCACTGAGTTCATGTGTGGGAACAGACTGTCCTACCCCGGGAAGCTGGGATGAGTCTCTCAGAGAG GTGCTGCTCCCTGTGATCGGTGTTTGGATCCTCTCTGCTTTATTGGGCCTTAGTTTCACCCCACAGAAGCTAGCTGCCCCTAACATCGCCCCATGGCTGTGGCTGCCTCACCCAG GTACATGGGGTTGGCCCAAAATGACCCTTCAGGGCCTGGCTGCAGGCACTACCATGGCACTGGCATCTTCTACCAGCTCCTTGTGCTGTTACGCATTGTGTGGCCGGCTGCTGCAGCTGAGtcctcccccctcctctgccTGCAATCGAGGCCTGGTCTTTGAGGGCCTGGGCAGCCTGCTGGCTGGACTCTTGGGGAGTCCTTTGGGTATTGCCTCTAGCTTCCCCAATGTGGGCACCACCAGCCTCACCCAG GCTGGTTCTCATAGAGTGGCAAGGCTAGTCAGCCTACTGTGTATAGGGTTGGGTCTCTCTCCACGGCTGGCACAGGCTCTCACCACCATCCCGCTGTCAGTTCATG GTGCTGTGCTGGGGGTGAACCAGGCAGTCATCTTGTCTACTGGCTTTTCCTACTTCTACTTAGCGGACATTGACTCAGGCCGTAACGTCTTCATTGTTGGTTTTGCTGTCTTCATGGCATTGCTGCTCCCCCGATGGCTTCAGGATGCTTTTGTTCTCAACACAG GTTTAAGTCCCGTGGATGTGCTGCTTTGTTCCTTTTTGGCGGAGCCTCTGCTTCTGGCTGGCCTCCTGAGTTTCCTCCTGGAGAATACCATCCCAG GAACTCGGTTAGAGCGAGGCCTGCCCTCTTGGAAAAAGGCTCAGACATCTTCGAAGCCCAGAAAGGATGCTTTGGAATATGAGCTGCCCACTCCCTTGCAGAATCTAGCCTCCTTTCTCCCCCGGCCCCTACGATGCCTCTGCTTCCCACCGGAGGACACTGGAGATGAGGAGGAGCCAGGGCCCTCGGAGCCAAGAGAAACTACCGACCTGCTGCCCAGTTCTGAGAATTCCCCCCAGCCCTACCCTGGTTAG
- the SLC23A3 gene encoding solute carrier family 23 member 3 isoform X2 encodes MNKPIHQPLTPQLALQSPSPQFWDSFCASPSWSLSWLLAVQHILVQVSLLCVSHLLLLHSLPPGGLSYPPGQLLASSLFSCGLSTAMQTWIGSRLPLVQAPSFEFLIPALVMASQKPYQATWASGNNFRALSSCVGTDCPTPGSWDESLREVSGAVLMSGLLQGTLGLLGGPGQLFLHFGPLVLAPSLVVAGLSAHKEVALFCSANWGLALLPILLIVVCSQYLGSCLLPLCPLRTSVPPTHTHVPVFRLFSVLLPVIGVWILSALLGLSFTPQKLAAPNIAPWLWLPHPGTWGWPKMTLQGLAAGTTMALASSTSSLCCYALCGRLLQLSPPPSSACNRGLVFEGLGSLLAGLLGSPLGIASSFPNVGTTSLTQAGSHRVARLVSLLCIGLGLSPRLAQALTTIPLSVHGLSPVDVLLCSFLAEPLLLAGLLSFLLENTIPGTRLERGLPSWKKAQTSSKPRKDALEYELPTPLQNLASFLPRPLRCLCFPPEDTGDEEEPGPSEPRETTDLLPSSENSPQPYPG; translated from the exons ATGAACAAACCAATTCACCAGCCTCTGACTCCACAGCTGGCTCTCCAAAGCCCCTCACCTCAGTTCTGGGATTCCTTCTGTGCAAGCCCTTCCTGGAGTCTCAGCTGGCTCTTGGCTGTACAG CACATTCTGGTCCAGGTCTCTTTGCTCTGTGTCTCCCACCTGCTCCTGCTTCATAGTCTGCCACCAGGAGGACTTTCCTATCCCCCTGGCCAGCTCCTGGCTTCCAGTCTCTTCTCTTGTGGTTTGTCTACTGCCATGCAAACCTGGATAGGCAGCAG GCTGCCTCTGGTCCAGGCCCCATCCTTTGAGTTTCTCATTCCTGCTCTGGTGATGGCCAGCCAGAAACCATACCAAGCTACCTGGGCATCTGGAAACA ATTTCCGTGCACTGAGTTCATGTGTGGGAACAGACTGTCCTACCCCGGGAAGCTGGGATGAGTCTCTCAGAGAG GTGTCAGGGGCCGTGCTGATGTCTGGGCTGCTTCAGGGAACACTAGGGTTGCTGGGCGGGCCTGGTCAATTATTCCTTCATTTTGGGCCCCTTGTCCTTGCTCCCAGCCTGGTCGTGGCAGGGCTTTCTGCTCACAAGGAAGTTGCACTGTTCTGTTCTGCAAACTGGGGCCTTGCATTGCT GCCTATCCTACTTATAGTTGTGTGTTCTCAGTATCTGGGATCCTGCCTGCTGCCCTTGTGCCCACTGCGAACTTCTGTCCCTCCAACTCACACCCATGTCCCTGTCTTCCGCCTCTTCTCG GTGCTGCTCCCTGTGATCGGTGTTTGGATCCTCTCTGCTTTATTGGGCCTTAGTTTCACCCCACAGAAGCTAGCTGCCCCTAACATCGCCCCATGGCTGTGGCTGCCTCACCCAG GTACATGGGGTTGGCCCAAAATGACCCTTCAGGGCCTGGCTGCAGGCACTACCATGGCACTGGCATCTTCTACCAGCTCCTTGTGCTGTTACGCATTGTGTGGCCGGCTGCTGCAGCTGAGtcctcccccctcctctgccTGCAATCGAGGCCTGGTCTTTGAGGGCCTGGGCAGCCTGCTGGCTGGACTCTTGGGGAGTCCTTTGGGTATTGCCTCTAGCTTCCCCAATGTGGGCACCACCAGCCTCACCCAG GCTGGTTCTCATAGAGTGGCAAGGCTAGTCAGCCTACTGTGTATAGGGTTGGGTCTCTCTCCACGGCTGGCACAGGCTCTCACCACCATCCCGCTGTCAGTTCATG GTTTAAGTCCCGTGGATGTGCTGCTTTGTTCCTTTTTGGCGGAGCCTCTGCTTCTGGCTGGCCTCCTGAGTTTCCTCCTGGAGAATACCATCCCAG GAACTCGGTTAGAGCGAGGCCTGCCCTCTTGGAAAAAGGCTCAGACATCTTCGAAGCCCAGAAAGGATGCTTTGGAATATGAGCTGCCCACTCCCTTGCAGAATCTAGCCTCCTTTCTCCCCCGGCCCCTACGATGCCTCTGCTTCCCACCGGAGGACACTGGAGATGAGGAGGAGCCAGGGCCCTCGGAGCCAAGAGAAACTACCGACCTGCTGCCCAGTTCTGAGAATTCCCCCCAGCCCTACCCTGGTTAG